A part of Streptomyces sp. DSM 40750 genomic DNA contains:
- a CDS encoding glycerate kinase — translation MVSVLIAPDKFKGSLSADDVARALERGVLHSAPHASVTRLALADGGEGSVAAACSGRFSPETSTVTGPTGQPVNATVAMHGRTVLVEAAGVCGLDVLPDGHKAPLTATSRGIGQAVRCALAGGADTIVLALGGVATTDGGAGLLQEPGAVLAREDGTPIGPGGRGLGELHTVDLAEPHAMLRGVDLVLATDVDNPLLGPTGTATVYGPQKGATTDDVRELEAALGSFVRRLEAAGVVDAARLAEAPGAGAAGGLGYAGTLLGGRVCSGADYFLALLGADELLTANEFVVTGEGSLDEQSLSGKLPVALARRARRHGATVHAVAGRCTLPAERTAAHFRSVQALTELTDQDCANDPALSVRLLEQCGRTLAARWIAGA, via the coding sequence ATGGTGTCCGTACTGATCGCCCCTGACAAGTTCAAGGGCTCCCTCAGCGCCGACGACGTCGCCCGCGCGTTGGAACGGGGGGTACTGCACAGTGCCCCGCACGCGAGCGTCACCCGGCTCGCGTTGGCGGACGGCGGAGAGGGGAGCGTGGCGGCCGCCTGCTCAGGTCGGTTCAGCCCCGAGACGAGCACCGTGACTGGGCCGACCGGGCAGCCCGTCAACGCCACCGTCGCGATGCACGGCCGTACCGTCCTCGTCGAGGCCGCGGGCGTCTGTGGACTCGATGTACTGCCCGACGGGCACAAGGCGCCGCTCACCGCCACCAGTCGCGGTATCGGGCAGGCCGTCCGGTGCGCGCTGGCCGGCGGGGCGGACACGATCGTCCTCGCCCTGGGCGGCGTCGCCACCACGGACGGTGGCGCGGGCCTGCTCCAGGAGCCGGGCGCCGTACTGGCGCGTGAGGACGGCACCCCGATCGGCCCCGGCGGCCGAGGGCTCGGCGAGCTCCACACCGTCGACCTCGCCGAACCCCACGCCATGCTGAGGGGAGTCGATCTCGTCCTCGCCACCGACGTGGACAACCCGCTGCTCGGACCGACGGGCACGGCCACCGTCTACGGCCCGCAGAAGGGCGCGACCACGGACGATGTGCGGGAACTGGAGGCAGCACTCGGCTCCTTCGTACGACGGCTGGAGGCGGCGGGCGTCGTGGACGCGGCCCGTCTCGCCGAAGCGCCCGGCGCCGGGGCGGCCGGTGGACTCGGCTACGCCGGGACGCTGTTGGGCGGCCGGGTGTGCTCCGGCGCGGACTACTTCCTCGCCCTCCTCGGCGCCGACGAGCTGCTGACCGCGAACGAGTTCGTGGTGACGGGCGAGGGGAGCCTCGACGAGCAGTCCCTGTCGGGCAAGCTGCCTGTCGCGCTCGCCCGGCGGGCCCGGCGGCACGGCGCCACGGTGCACGCCGTGGCCGGCCGGTGCACGCTCCCCGCCGAGCGGACCGCCGCGCACTTCCGCTCCGTACAGGCCCTGACCGAACTCACCGACCAGGACTGCGCGAACGACCCCGCCCTGTCCGTGCGGCTCCTCGAACAGTGCGGGCGGACCCTCGCCGCCCGCTGGATCGCGGGCGCGTAG
- a CDS encoding LysR family transcriptional regulator has product MDARQLEYFLAIVEHGGFSKAAAVLHVAQPSLSQAMANLEADLGVALFHRVGRGVVLSEAGAELLEPSRRVLRDLTAVRDTAAALAGLQGGTVEVATMPSPGIEPLTTLIHRFAELHPSVTVSTQAAFTPDEVLSLVRSGACELGLLGSAGTVKSSGLDVLHVEDQPFVVVAAPGGTFEDGVTIRPEDLAGHKLIASRTGSLMRSIVDDITAGGAGTKIVTVVDHRTSILPLVLTGVGVAVLPSSWTRLARRSGAVVAPIDSTAHLHVAMVSLPAHLTPAAGAFLALAGSLAQRRARQASTDRPGL; this is encoded by the coding sequence TTGGACGCCCGGCAGCTCGAGTACTTCCTGGCCATCGTCGAGCACGGTGGCTTCAGCAAGGCCGCTGCCGTCCTGCATGTGGCCCAGCCCTCGCTCTCCCAGGCCATGGCCAACCTGGAGGCCGACCTCGGGGTGGCCCTCTTCCACCGGGTGGGCCGGGGCGTCGTACTGAGCGAGGCCGGGGCGGAGCTGCTCGAGCCGAGCCGCCGGGTGCTGCGCGACCTGACGGCCGTCCGCGACACCGCCGCCGCGCTCGCCGGGCTGCAGGGGGGCACAGTCGAGGTGGCCACCATGCCCTCACCCGGCATCGAACCGCTCACCACGCTCATCCACCGCTTCGCGGAGCTGCACCCGTCCGTGACGGTGAGCACTCAGGCCGCCTTCACCCCCGACGAGGTTCTCTCCCTCGTGCGCAGCGGCGCATGCGAACTGGGCCTGCTGGGCTCGGCGGGCACCGTGAAGTCGTCCGGCCTGGATGTCCTGCACGTCGAGGACCAGCCGTTCGTGGTCGTCGCCGCGCCCGGCGGGACCTTTGAGGACGGCGTCACGATCCGGCCCGAGGACCTCGCCGGGCACAAGCTCATCGCGTCCCGCACCGGCAGTCTGATGCGCAGCATCGTCGACGACATCACCGCCGGGGGCGCCGGCACCAAGATCGTGACAGTCGTCGATCACCGCACCTCCATCCTCCCCCTGGTCCTCACCGGCGTGGGCGTCGCCGTCCTGCCGTCCTCGTGGACCCGGCTGGCCCGCCGCAGCGGGGCCGTCGTCGCGCCCATCGATTCCACGGCCCACCTGCACGTGGCGATGGTCAGCCTGCCCGCGCACCTCACCCCGGCCGCGGGCGCCTTCCTCGCCCTCGCCGGGTCACTGGCCCAGCGCCGGGCGCGACAAGCGTCAACCGATCGGCCTGGCCTATAG
- a CDS encoding tartrate dehydrogenase has product MTTTPRTFRIAAIPADGVGKEVVAAGRAVLDALAADSHGAFAFDWQEFPWGCEFYERTGKMIDDDGLEQLKDFDAIYFGAVGWPTVPDHVSLWGLRLKICQSFDQWANVRPVHFLPGVQSPLRKADDTELDWVVVRENSEGEYAGLGGRNLSGRGPGGEVAVQSALFTEVGCERVMRFAFDLARTRAHRKVSSVTKSNAQQYGMVLWDDVFKRVALDYPDVETESVLVDAMSAKFVLKPEELSVVVASNLNADILSDLGSALAGSLGLAASANLNPERRFPSMFEPVHGSAPDIAGQGLANPIGAVGSAALMLDHFGLPDHAARLHKAIEATTGAGILTRDVGGTASTEEVTKALIDALNT; this is encoded by the coding sequence ATGACGACCACACCCCGCACGTTCCGTATCGCAGCCATCCCTGCCGACGGCGTGGGCAAGGAAGTCGTCGCCGCGGGACGGGCCGTGCTGGACGCCCTGGCCGCCGACTCCCACGGCGCCTTCGCCTTCGACTGGCAGGAGTTCCCCTGGGGCTGCGAGTTCTACGAGCGCACCGGCAAGATGATCGATGACGACGGCCTGGAGCAGCTCAAGGACTTCGACGCGATCTACTTCGGCGCGGTCGGCTGGCCGACCGTCCCCGATCACGTCAGCCTGTGGGGCCTGCGCCTGAAGATCTGCCAGAGCTTCGACCAGTGGGCCAACGTCCGGCCCGTGCACTTCCTGCCCGGCGTCCAGAGCCCGCTGCGCAAGGCCGACGACACGGAGCTGGACTGGGTGGTCGTCCGCGAGAACAGCGAGGGCGAGTACGCCGGTCTCGGCGGCCGCAACCTCTCCGGACGCGGACCCGGTGGTGAAGTCGCCGTCCAGTCGGCCCTGTTCACCGAGGTCGGCTGCGAACGCGTCATGCGGTTCGCCTTCGACCTGGCCCGCACCCGGGCCCACAGGAAGGTCTCCTCCGTCACCAAGAGCAACGCCCAGCAGTACGGCATGGTCCTGTGGGACGACGTCTTCAAGCGCGTCGCCCTCGATTACCCGGACGTGGAGACCGAGAGTGTCCTGGTCGACGCGATGTCCGCGAAGTTCGTACTGAAGCCGGAGGAACTCTCCGTCGTCGTCGCCTCCAACCTCAACGCCGACATCCTCTCCGACCTCGGCAGCGCTCTCGCCGGCAGCCTCGGCCTCGCCGCCAGCGCCAACCTCAACCCCGAGCGCCGCTTCCCCAGCATGTTCGAGCCGGTCCACGGCTCCGCCCCGGACATCGCGGGCCAGGGCCTGGCCAACCCGATCGGCGCGGTCGGCAGCGCGGCGCTGATGCTGGACCACTTCGGCCTCCCCGACCATGCGGCCCGCCTGCACAAGGCGATCGAGGCGACAACGGGCGCCGGCATCCTCACTCGCGACGTCGGCGGCACCGCCTCCACCGAGGAGGTCACGAAGGCACTCATCGACGCGCTGAACACCTGA
- a CDS encoding ABC transporter substrate-binding protein has protein sequence MTSLPSRRRLLATGAGAALGIGALAATTSPATASTSPTATGGKEETRSLDELYQAALAEGGKLVIYAGGDVSSQADGLRNGFKSRFPEIDLTVVVDYSKFHDVRVDNQFATDTLVPDVVQLQTVQDFVRWKEQGRLLPYKPAGYSKVYAPFKDPHGAWVAVQVSAFSYMYGPAAVGSDAPTSPLDLVDAKWKGKIASSYPHDDDASLYLYALYVKKYGWDWLARLAAQDVQFARGSYTPRDAVTSGQKAIGVGGSGSALATGPVKWVLPDEATPFMSWGQRAAILKQAKHPAAAKLFLNWRLSTEQQQAATNGWSVRTDVTPPTGLKPIWQYPNGNLDGFPRFMADRAAIERWKQTFALYFGEVKGDPSPGRLGLHPGA, from the coding sequence ATGACCAGCCTTCCCAGCCGTCGCCGCCTGCTCGCCACCGGAGCGGGTGCCGCTCTCGGCATCGGCGCGTTAGCCGCCACCACTTCCCCGGCCACGGCCTCCACCAGCCCCACCGCGACGGGAGGCAAGGAAGAGACGAGGTCGCTCGACGAGCTCTACCAGGCCGCCCTCGCCGAGGGCGGGAAGCTCGTGATCTACGCGGGCGGGGATGTCTCGTCCCAGGCGGACGGCCTGCGCAACGGTTTCAAGAGCCGCTTCCCCGAGATCGACCTGACGGTCGTCGTCGATTACAGCAAGTTCCACGACGTCCGGGTGGACAACCAGTTCGCGACCGACACGCTCGTGCCCGACGTCGTACAGCTGCAGACCGTGCAGGACTTCGTGCGCTGGAAGGAGCAGGGCCGCCTGCTCCCCTACAAGCCGGCCGGCTACTCCAAGGTCTACGCCCCCTTCAAAGACCCGCACGGTGCCTGGGTCGCCGTCCAGGTGAGCGCCTTCAGCTACATGTACGGGCCCGCGGCCGTCGGCTCGGACGCACCCACCAGCCCGCTCGATCTCGTCGACGCCAAGTGGAAGGGGAAGATAGCTTCGTCCTACCCGCACGACGACGACGCGTCCCTCTACCTCTACGCGCTATACGTGAAGAAGTACGGCTGGGACTGGCTGGCCCGGCTGGCCGCCCAGGACGTGCAGTTCGCCCGCGGCAGCTACACCCCCAGAGACGCCGTCACCAGCGGGCAGAAGGCGATCGGCGTCGGCGGCTCCGGCTCGGCCCTGGCCACCGGGCCCGTCAAGTGGGTGCTCCCCGACGAGGCGACGCCGTTCATGTCCTGGGGACAGCGGGCAGCGATCCTGAAGCAGGCCAAGCACCCGGCCGCCGCCAAGCTCTTCCTCAACTGGCGGCTGTCCACCGAGCAGCAGCAAGCCGCCACCAACGGCTGGTCGGTCCGCACCGACGTCACCCCGCCGACGGGTCTGAAGCCCATCTGGCAGTACCCCAACGGCAACCTCGACGGCTTCCCCCGCTTCATGGCCGACCGCGCCGCGATCGAGCGCTGGAAGCAGACGTTCGCCCTGTACTTCGGCGAGGTCAAGGGGGACCCCTCGCCGGGCCGGCTGGGCCTCCACCCCGGAGCCTGA
- a CDS encoding RICIN domain-containing protein gives MSPAQTGARPGAAPRSRPLLLLTLVLALLAAVATLVLPAAGRADALSRPSQTMYTPPSNAPSPGSYYPRAMRLQYNGSANGTMLATFEQYTSGTPVFPIYRSTDNGNSWTKISEVADTQNGWGMRWQPELFELPTAMGGFPAGTVLAAGASVPADRSAIKIDVYASTDRGQTWSFVSNIATGGPAFDQNGNGNTPVWEPFFLVSGGKLIVYYSDQRDPDHGQKIVHQVSTDLRNWGPVVDDVAMPTYSQRPGMATVAKLPNGNYVMTYEYGGSPAGNFAVYYKISSDPEAFDSVTGIPLRSTDGLVPTSTPYITWLPTGGPNGTLVVGAYSTSDLFLNTQNGAANTWTRINSNVAGGYSRGMLPLTDGHSLLVLSGGSGRSTGVNPVTYSTIDLGGGISGGATYTLSNANSDLRLTIAGGSTTNGTGATQQTATSATDQRWRFVQQPSGYFKIFNVATGKVLGVENQSTANGARILQWDDNGTLDHEWAVAPHPAGGYTITNRVTGKYLEIPNASTATGTTAVQWSGTSCACQRWDFTQTALPPLGTGQYVLVNKNSGKYLDIPQSSTTTGTAANQWQNSACSCQLFTFQSAGNGAWTIKNVNSSLNLGIRDGSTTAGAAVVQNTPSTADSQKWTLVEAGDGYYELKNVNSGFHAGVAQSSTSNGAPVVQWNDVSNDDQLWKIVRIN, from the coding sequence ATGTCCCCTGCGCAGACAGGCGCCAGACCCGGCGCCGCTCCGCGTTCCCGTCCTCTCCTCCTTCTGACGTTGGTGCTCGCCCTGCTCGCCGCGGTGGCGACGCTGGTTCTGCCGGCTGCCGGCCGGGCGGACGCCCTGTCTCGCCCGTCGCAGACGATGTACACGCCGCCGTCGAACGCGCCCTCACCCGGTTCGTACTATCCGCGGGCGATGCGTCTGCAGTACAACGGCTCGGCCAACGGCACGATGCTCGCCACCTTCGAGCAGTACACCTCCGGCACACCGGTCTTCCCGATCTACCGCAGTACCGACAACGGCAACTCCTGGACGAAGATCTCCGAGGTCGCCGACACCCAGAACGGCTGGGGCATGCGCTGGCAGCCCGAGCTGTTCGAACTGCCCACGGCGATGGGCGGCTTCCCCGCGGGAACCGTCCTCGCCGCCGGAGCCTCCGTCCCCGCCGACCGCTCAGCCATCAAGATCGATGTCTATGCCAGCACCGACCGCGGACAGACCTGGAGCTTCGTCAGCAACATCGCCACCGGCGGCCCGGCATTCGACCAGAACGGCAATGGCAACACTCCCGTGTGGGAGCCGTTCTTCCTCGTCTCCGGCGGCAAGCTGATCGTCTACTACTCCGACCAGCGCGACCCCGACCACGGCCAGAAGATCGTCCACCAGGTCTCCACGGACCTCCGCAACTGGGGCCCGGTCGTGGACGACGTGGCGATGCCGACCTACAGCCAGCGCCCCGGCATGGCCACCGTCGCGAAGCTGCCCAACGGGAACTACGTCATGACGTACGAGTACGGGGGTTCCCCCGCGGGTAATTTCGCCGTCTACTACAAGATCTCCTCCGACCCGGAGGCGTTCGACTCCGTCACGGGCATTCCACTGCGGTCGACGGACGGTCTGGTTCCCACCAGCACTCCCTACATCACCTGGCTGCCCACCGGCGGTCCGAACGGCACCCTCGTCGTCGGCGCCTACAGCACGAGCGACCTGTTCCTCAACACCCAGAACGGCGCCGCGAACACCTGGACACGCATCAACTCCAATGTCGCCGGCGGGTACAGCCGGGGCATGCTCCCGCTGACCGACGGCCACAGCCTGCTGGTGCTCAGCGGGGGGAGTGGGCGGAGCACCGGCGTCAACCCGGTCACGTACAGCACCATCGACCTGGGCGGGGGGATCTCCGGCGGTGCCACCTACACCCTGTCCAACGCGAACAGTGACCTGAGGCTCACCATCGCGGGCGGTTCCACCACCAACGGCACCGGCGCGACCCAGCAGACGGCCACCAGTGCCACCGATCAGCGGTGGCGCTTCGTCCAGCAGCCGTCCGGCTACTTCAAGATCTTCAACGTGGCCACCGGCAAGGTCCTGGGCGTGGAGAACCAGTCCACCGCCAACGGCGCCAGGATCCTGCAGTGGGACGACAACGGCACCCTCGACCACGAATGGGCCGTCGCCCCGCACCCCGCCGGCGGCTACACCATCACCAACCGGGTCACCGGCAAGTACCTGGAGATACCGAACGCCTCCACCGCCACCGGCACCACCGCCGTCCAGTGGAGCGGCACCAGTTGCGCCTGCCAGCGCTGGGACTTCACCCAGACCGCCCTGCCGCCCCTGGGCACCGGGCAGTACGTCCTCGTCAACAAGAACAGCGGCAAGTACCTGGACATCCCCCAGAGCTCCACCACCACCGGCACGGCCGCCAACCAGTGGCAGAACTCCGCCTGTTCCTGCCAGCTGTTCACCTTCCAGTCCGCCGGCAACGGAGCCTGGACCATCAAGAACGTCAACAGCAGCCTCAACCTGGGCATCCGTGACGGATCCACCACCGCCGGAGCCGCCGTCGTCCAGAACACCCCCTCCACCGCCGACTCACAGAAATGGACGCTCGTCGAGGCGGGCGACGGCTACTACGAACTCAAGAACGTCAACAGCGGCTTCCACGCCGGCGTCGCCCAGTCCTCCACGAGCAACGGCGCTCCGGTCGTCCAGTGGAACGACGTGAGCAACGACGACCAGCTCTGGAAGATCGTCCGCATCAACTGA
- a CDS encoding LacI family DNA-binding transcriptional regulator, with the protein MTPVVGRGAGSPAPRSADVARVAGVSRKTVSRVLNNEPYVSDEARRRVLRAAEELGYRLNHAARALASGRNRSIGVVALGTAGYGTASLLVGIERAVRDAGYALRVVNTVDGDPEGIAGAVMSLLEQGVDGIVVSEPIVEGEVPVVIDVPVLFLGAPPAFSSARTLSVGVGAHALARAATDHLLDLGHTTVHHLAGPQRWYASQDRIEGWRMALAERGAHEPPLIQGDWSPDSGYAAGRELASDTSVTAVFAAGDEMAIGLIHALRESGRRVPEDISVVGFDGNPVFAYVSPPLTTVRQPFDAAAREGIRLLVHTIEEPTGDLPPVSELPVELVVRGSTAPPPSHRGRTVLSTT; encoded by the coding sequence ATGACACCAGTGGTGGGGCGTGGCGCGGGTTCCCCCGCCCCGCGCAGCGCGGACGTCGCCCGGGTGGCCGGCGTTTCACGCAAGACGGTGTCGCGGGTCCTCAACAACGAGCCGTACGTCTCCGACGAGGCCCGTCGACGCGTCCTCCGAGCCGCGGAGGAACTCGGCTACCGACTGAACCACGCGGCCAGGGCACTGGCCTCGGGCAGAAATCGTTCGATCGGTGTGGTCGCCCTGGGAACGGCCGGATACGGAACGGCCTCGCTCCTCGTGGGTATCGAGAGGGCCGTACGGGACGCCGGTTACGCGCTACGTGTGGTCAACACCGTGGACGGTGACCCCGAAGGCATCGCCGGCGCCGTGATGTCGCTCCTTGAGCAGGGAGTCGACGGCATCGTCGTATCCGAGCCCATCGTGGAAGGAGAGGTGCCCGTCGTGATCGACGTGCCCGTTCTCTTCCTGGGCGCACCGCCGGCCTTCAGCTCGGCCCGGACCCTGAGTGTGGGCGTAGGTGCTCACGCACTGGCGCGGGCAGCCACCGATCACCTGCTGGATCTGGGCCATACGACCGTTCACCACCTCGCCGGTCCGCAACGCTGGTACGCCTCCCAGGACCGTATCGAGGGCTGGCGCATGGCGTTGGCGGAACGGGGTGCGCACGAACCCCCTCTGATCCAGGGGGACTGGTCACCCGACTCCGGCTACGCGGCAGGCCGTGAGCTGGCCTCGGACACCTCGGTGACGGCGGTGTTCGCGGCGGGCGACGAGATGGCGATCGGTCTGATCCACGCCCTGCGGGAAAGCGGCCGCCGGGTGCCGGAGGACATCAGCGTCGTGGGCTTCGACGGCAACCCCGTCTTCGCCTACGTCAGTCCTCCCCTGACCACCGTGCGTCAGCCCTTCGACGCCGCCGCACGGGAAGGGATCAGGCTCCTGGTACACACCATCGAGGAGCCGACCGGCGATCTTCCTCCGGTGAGCGAGCTACCGGTCGAACTCGTCGTCCGGGGCTCGACCGCACCCCCGCCCTCCCACCGGGGCCGGACGGTACTCAGCACCACCTGA
- a CDS encoding ABC transporter substrate-binding protein, translated as MHPSSLGQSMPGTSRRAVLRGLGGAALLGAGIPLLSACGGSGTSSDPKTVTLGSNASDAVPKKAFAGVYAAFEKESGITVDVNTKDHNTFQEQINSYLQGTPDDVFNWFAGYRMQFFAAKGLADPIDDVWEKIGGNFPDAMKKLSKGEDGKYYFVPLTTYPWAVFYRKSVFAQYGYQVPTTWDQLVALCKQMKKDKLVPIAFGDKDAWPAMGTFDQINFRTNGYDFHVELMAGKASWTDAKVKAAFDHWAELLPYHQEGSLGRTWQDAAQTLVSKKAGMYLLGTFVAQQFTNKADLDDLDFFAFPEIDPAYGQDTVEAPTDGFMMSKAPKNRAGAVKLLEYLGTPAAEELYLKADPSVVAASRKADTAAYSTLQKKAFEMIAGAESLTQFMDRDSRPDFTSTVMQPALQKFVRDPKGVDSLLSSIERQKKTIFASS; from the coding sequence ATGCACCCTTCATCCCTAGGTCAGTCCATGCCTGGTACCAGCCGCCGCGCCGTGCTGCGCGGACTCGGCGGGGCCGCTCTGCTCGGTGCCGGCATACCGCTGCTCTCCGCGTGCGGCGGCAGCGGCACCTCGTCCGACCCGAAGACCGTCACCCTCGGCTCCAACGCGTCCGACGCGGTGCCGAAGAAGGCGTTCGCCGGCGTCTACGCGGCCTTCGAGAAGGAGTCCGGGATCACGGTCGACGTGAACACCAAGGACCACAACACCTTCCAGGAGCAGATCAACTCCTACCTCCAGGGCACACCGGACGACGTGTTCAACTGGTTCGCCGGCTACCGCATGCAGTTCTTCGCGGCCAAGGGCCTCGCCGACCCGATCGACGACGTGTGGGAGAAGATCGGGGGCAACTTCCCCGACGCGATGAAGAAGCTCAGCAAGGGCGAGGACGGCAAGTACTACTTCGTGCCGCTGACGACGTACCCGTGGGCGGTCTTCTACCGGAAGAGCGTGTTCGCACAGTACGGCTACCAAGTTCCCACCACGTGGGACCAGTTGGTCGCCCTGTGCAAGCAGATGAAGAAGGACAAGCTCGTCCCGATCGCCTTCGGCGACAAGGACGCCTGGCCGGCGATGGGCACCTTCGACCAGATCAACTTCCGTACCAACGGCTACGACTTCCACGTCGAGCTGATGGCGGGCAAGGCGTCCTGGACCGACGCCAAGGTGAAGGCCGCCTTCGATCACTGGGCCGAGTTGTTGCCGTACCACCAGGAGGGCTCCCTCGGCCGTACCTGGCAGGACGCGGCGCAGACGCTGGTGTCGAAGAAGGCGGGCATGTATCTGCTGGGCACGTTCGTGGCACAGCAGTTCACGAACAAGGCCGACCTGGACGACCTGGACTTCTTCGCCTTCCCGGAGATCGACCCGGCGTACGGCCAAGACACCGTCGAGGCCCCCACTGACGGCTTCATGATGAGCAAGGCCCCGAAGAACAGGGCGGGCGCCGTGAAACTGTTGGAGTACTTGGGCACCCCGGCCGCCGAGGAGCTCTACCTCAAGGCCGACCCGAGCGTCGTGGCCGCCTCCAGGAAGGCCGACACCGCCGCCTACTCGACGTTGCAGAAGAAGGCGTTCGAGATGATCGCCGGGGCCGAGAGCCTCACCCAGTTCATGGACCGCGACAGCCGCCCGGACTTCACCTCGACGGTGATGCAGCCGGCGCTGCAGAAGTTCGTCCGCGACCCCAAGGGCGTCGACAGCCTGCTCTCGTCCATCGAGCGCCAGAAGAAGACCATCTTCGCCTCCTCATGA
- a CDS encoding carbohydrate ABC transporter permease, whose product MNTDTLVKSPEVAAEPSRGASSNGRVPQGHRRLLTRRDRLTLGLMAGLPTILHVALVWVTALASIALAFTTWDGIGFDAITWVGFDNFKELFTNNPQFWPAVQHNIIWFVALILIPTPLGLLLAVQLDKQIRFSRVYQTAFFLPVVMSLAVIGFVWQLIYNPDTGLINSLIGANEPGHYIDWIGDPDLNLWAILIAASWRHAGYMMILYLAGLKGVDPSLREASALDGANEWQTFKNVIFPTLRPTNTVVLVVTIIEALRAFDLVFVFNKGAEGTELLSILVTNNIIGESSRIGYGSAIAVVLLVISLAVIIPYLIATFRKERQA is encoded by the coding sequence ATGAACACAGACACTCTCGTGAAGTCCCCGGAGGTGGCCGCCGAGCCGTCCAGGGGCGCGTCCTCGAACGGCCGGGTCCCTCAGGGGCACCGGCGGCTCCTCACCCGTCGGGACAGGCTCACGCTGGGCCTGATGGCGGGTCTGCCGACGATCCTGCACGTCGCCCTCGTCTGGGTGACGGCGCTGGCCTCGATCGCGCTGGCCTTCACCACCTGGGACGGCATCGGCTTCGACGCCATCACCTGGGTCGGGTTCGACAACTTCAAGGAACTGTTCACCAACAACCCGCAGTTCTGGCCCGCCGTCCAGCACAACATCATCTGGTTCGTGGCGCTCATCCTGATCCCCACACCGCTGGGCCTGCTCCTGGCCGTGCAGCTGGACAAGCAGATCCGCTTCTCCCGCGTCTACCAGACGGCCTTCTTCCTGCCCGTCGTGATGTCACTCGCGGTCATCGGCTTCGTCTGGCAGCTGATCTACAACCCCGACACCGGCCTCATCAACAGCCTGATCGGCGCCAACGAACCGGGCCACTACATCGACTGGATCGGCGACCCCGACCTCAACCTCTGGGCCATCCTCATCGCCGCCTCCTGGCGCCACGCCGGCTACATGATGATCCTCTACCTCGCCGGCCTCAAGGGCGTCGACCCCTCCCTGCGGGAAGCCTCCGCCCTCGACGGCGCCAACGAGTGGCAGACGTTCAAGAACGTCATCTTCCCCACCCTGCGCCCCACCAACACCGTCGTCCTGGTCGTCACCATCATCGAGGCCCTGCGCGCCTTCGACCTCGTCTTCGTCTTCAACAAGGGCGCCGAGGGCACCGAACTGCTCTCCATCCTCGTCACCAACAACATCATCGGAGAGTCCAGCCGTATCGGATACGGCTCCGCCATCGCCGTCGTCCTCCTGGTGATCTCCCTCGCCGTGATCATCCCCTACCTGATCGCGACCTTCCGGAAGGAGCGGCAAGCGTGA
- a CDS encoding carbohydrate ABC transporter permease produces the protein MSTLDTTTTTAASAPATQRTPVRPARILLHLFLAGAALAWLAPLLWALYAAMRPYGETSDKGYVSWPDKLSFENFTNAFTQSEMTHYFVNTLIIAVPAVLLTLFLSSMVAFYVSRFDFRINLFLLLVFTAGNLLPQQVIITPLYRLYLLIDIPGITMSGKLYDSALGLVLIHVAFQSGFCAFVLSNYMRSLPHELTEAALVDGASVWRLYWQIVLPLCKPAMAALATLLSIWIYNDFFWALVLISTGENMPITSALNNLSGQYFTDPNLVAAGALLTAIPTLIVYFALQRQFVSGLTLGANKG, from the coding sequence GTGAGCACCCTCGACACCACCACCACCACCGCCGCGAGCGCGCCGGCCACACAGCGCACCCCCGTCCGCCCCGCCCGGATCCTCCTGCACCTCTTCCTCGCCGGCGCCGCCCTGGCCTGGCTGGCCCCCCTGCTGTGGGCCCTGTACGCCGCCATGCGCCCCTACGGCGAAACCAGCGACAAGGGCTACGTCTCCTGGCCCGACAAGCTCAGCTTCGAGAACTTCACGAACGCGTTCACCCAGTCGGAGATGACGCACTACTTCGTGAACACCCTCATCATCGCCGTCCCCGCGGTACTGCTCACCCTGTTCCTGTCCTCGATGGTGGCGTTCTACGTCAGCCGCTTCGACTTCCGGATCAACCTCTTCCTCCTGCTGGTCTTCACCGCCGGCAACCTGCTCCCCCAGCAGGTCATCATCACCCCCCTGTACCGCCTGTACCTGCTCATCGACATCCCCGGCATCACCATGAGCGGCAAGCTGTACGACTCCGCCCTCGGCCTGGTCCTCATCCACGTGGCCTTCCAGTCCGGCTTCTGCGCCTTCGTCCTCAGCAACTACATGCGCTCCCTGCCCCACGAACTGACCGAGGCCGCCCTCGTCGACGGCGCCTCCGTCTGGCGCCTGTACTGGCAGATCGTGCTGCCCCTGTGCAAGCCCGCCATGGCCGCCCTGGCCACCCTGCTCTCCATCTGGATCTACAACGACTTCTTCTGGGCCCTCGTCCTGATCTCCACCGGCGAGAACATGCCCATCACCTCCGCCCTGAACAACCTCTCCGGCCAGTACTTCACCGACCCCAACCTCGTCGCCGCCGGCGCCCTCCTCACCGCCATCCCCACCCTGATCGTCTACTTCGCACTCCAGCGACAGTTCGTCAGCGGCCTCACCCTGGGCGCCAACAAGGGCTGA